From one Nitrospira sp. MA-1 genomic stretch:
- a CDS encoding phosphoribosylanthranilate isomerase: MSPKIKICGITNQEDADIAVREGADALGFVFYAQSPRYVQPAIAQQIIANLPPFVVPVGVFVNHDLDTVKRVFDDCGLGLAQLHGDETPGFCESLQRPVIRAIRLRDRSSYLALAEWKGRIGVRGFIVDAFSDTAYGGTGHTTDWSLAGEVAKAVPMLLAGGLTPENVQDAIRQVQPYGIDVSSGVEQSPGHKDPAKIRKFIQSVRLVC, from the coding sequence ATGTCGCCTAAAATAAAAATTTGTGGCATTACGAATCAGGAGGATGCCGACATCGCCGTTCGAGAAGGAGCCGACGCATTGGGTTTTGTGTTTTACGCTCAAAGCCCTCGATATGTCCAACCGGCTATCGCGCAACAGATTATTGCCAACCTCCCCCCTTTCGTCGTTCCGGTTGGTGTATTTGTCAATCATGATCTCGATACGGTGAAGCGCGTGTTCGATGACTGCGGATTGGGCCTGGCACAACTGCACGGTGATGAAACTCCCGGTTTTTGTGAATCGCTACAGCGTCCCGTGATACGCGCCATTCGGCTGCGAGATAGAAGTAGCTACCTTGCATTGGCAGAATGGAAAGGACGGATAGGCGTGAGAGGATTTATCGTTGATGCATTTTCAGATACCGCTTACGGGGGAACCGGACACACGACGGATTGGTCGCTTGCCGGTGAAGTGGCCAAAGCAGTTCCCATGCTGTTGGCAGGAGGATTAACTCCTGAAAATGTTCAAGATGCGATTCGCCAAGTTCAACCCTATGGAATCGATGTGAGTAGTGGTGTAGAACAGAGCCCTGGGCACAAAGACCCGGCAAAAATTCGGAAATTTATCCAATCGGTTCGTCTTGTGTGTTAA
- the trpB gene encoding tryptophan synthase subunit beta, with the protein MAIIPNKLGRFGQFGGKYAPEILMPAIHELEQAYHAAKASQPFQQELRDCLKQYVGRPTSLFFAERLTKTLGGAKIYLKREDLCHTGAHKINNTVGQALLTRRMKKKRIIAETGAGQHGVAVATVAAMFGLEAEIYMGTDDMERQALNVFRMRLLGSKVTGVNSGSRTLKDAISEAMRDWTTNVSTTHYLLGSVLGPHPYPMMVRDFQSVIGRETRKQILALEGRLPHCLVACVGGGSNSIGLFYPFVKDTQVKMVGVEAGGYGIKSGKHAARFAGGKPGVLHGTMTYLLQDADGQVNSTHSVSAGLDYPAVGPEHSYHHDTGRIRYTSATDAEALAAFDLLAKEEGIIPALESAHAVAEVVKLAPTMKKSHIIIMNLSGRGDKDVQQLAKMRGIPL; encoded by the coding sequence ATGGCAATCATTCCTAATAAACTCGGGCGCTTCGGGCAATTCGGAGGCAAGTATGCTCCGGAAATCCTGATGCCCGCCATACATGAATTGGAACAGGCGTATCATGCGGCCAAAGCAAGCCAACCCTTCCAACAAGAGCTTCGGGATTGTCTGAAACAGTATGTCGGTCGTCCGACGTCTCTCTTCTTCGCCGAACGTCTCACCAAAACCCTCGGTGGAGCCAAGATTTACCTCAAAAGAGAAGACCTCTGTCATACCGGTGCGCACAAAATCAACAATACCGTAGGACAAGCCTTGCTCACCAGGCGAATGAAAAAGAAACGCATCATTGCCGAAACCGGTGCCGGGCAACATGGAGTAGCGGTCGCCACCGTGGCCGCCATGTTCGGTCTGGAGGCCGAAATTTACATGGGCACCGATGATATGGAACGACAGGCATTAAATGTCTTCCGAATGCGGTTACTTGGATCAAAAGTGACGGGTGTGAATTCCGGAAGCCGCACACTCAAGGATGCCATTAGTGAGGCGATGCGTGACTGGACGACCAATGTGAGCACTACCCACTATTTGCTTGGATCGGTCCTGGGCCCTCATCCGTACCCCATGATGGTCCGGGATTTTCAATCCGTGATTGGTCGAGAAACCCGCAAGCAAATCCTGGCATTGGAAGGTCGTTTACCTCACTGTCTTGTCGCTTGTGTTGGCGGCGGCAGCAATAGCATTGGATTATTTTATCCGTTCGTCAAAGATACGCAGGTTAAAATGGTCGGCGTGGAAGCCGGGGGCTACGGGATAAAAAGTGGAAAACATGCCGCGCGCTTTGCAGGAGGGAAACCTGGCGTTTTGCACGGAACGATGACCTATCTCCTCCAGGATGCGGATGGTCAAGTCAACTCCACACATTCGGTGTCTGCGGGATTGGACTATCCGGCAGTCGGTCCTGAACACAGTTACCATCATGATACAGGACGAATCCGGTACACCTCCGCGACAGATGCTGAAGCCTTAGCTGCTTTCGACCTACTCGCCAAGGAAGAAGGCATCATTCCCGCGCTGGAAAGTGCCCATGCCGTTGCAGAAGTCGTCAAGCTGGCGCCAACGATGAAAAAGTCCCACATCATAATCATGAATCTCTCCGGGCGTGGAGATAAAGACGTTCAACAATTAGCTAAAATGCGGGGCATTCCTCTCTAG
- the trpD gene encoding anthranilate phosphoribosyltransferase: MLKNHIAKLVEGLDLSELEAEEAMREIMQGEATEAQIAAYLMGLRMKGETIDEITGSVRAMRERAIRIPITDPQVVDTCGTGGDKSHTFNISTAAAFVVAGGGMTVAKHGNRSVSSQSGSADVLAALGVNIDLSPEKVADCINEIGIGFLFAPLYHGAMKYCAKPRTELGIRTLMNIMGPLANPARASIQILGVYDHTLNEKLAQVLLRLGTQHCFVLHGMDGLDEISLTSRTGISEGKKGRVLSYSIGPEDFGLHPVSPKELLGGSPEDNAQIIRDIFRGRKGPKRDIVLMNAAPAFIACQKATSLKEGFEEAGRVIDNGAAFEKLDKLISLTKKLAA; the protein is encoded by the coding sequence ATACTCAAAAACCATATTGCCAAATTAGTCGAGGGCCTCGACCTCTCAGAGCTTGAAGCCGAGGAAGCTATGCGGGAGATCATGCAAGGAGAGGCCACTGAGGCTCAAATTGCCGCGTACTTAATGGGGTTGCGCATGAAAGGCGAAACCATTGATGAAATCACCGGATCGGTTCGAGCCATGCGCGAACGGGCGATTCGAATCCCTATTACCGATCCTCAGGTGGTGGATACGTGTGGAACCGGTGGGGACAAAAGTCACACGTTCAATATCTCTACGGCTGCCGCATTTGTTGTAGCTGGAGGAGGGATGACCGTTGCCAAGCATGGGAATCGCTCGGTGTCCTCTCAATCAGGGAGCGCAGATGTGTTGGCCGCCCTGGGCGTGAATATCGATTTGTCTCCTGAAAAAGTTGCCGATTGCATCAATGAAATTGGGATTGGCTTTCTCTTCGCACCCCTCTATCACGGAGCCATGAAATATTGCGCCAAACCCCGGACAGAGTTGGGGATCCGCACGCTGATGAATATCATGGGACCGCTTGCTAATCCGGCCCGGGCCTCAATACAGATTCTGGGTGTGTATGATCACACTCTCAACGAAAAATTGGCTCAAGTACTGTTGCGTTTGGGCACACAACATTGCTTTGTCCTTCATGGAATGGACGGGTTAGATGAAATTTCTTTAACCAGCCGCACAGGGATTTCCGAAGGAAAAAAAGGACGCGTCCTGAGCTATTCCATCGGGCCGGAAGATTTTGGCCTTCACCCGGTTTCGCCCAAAGAACTATTGGGAGGAAGCCCGGAAGATAATGCCCAGATCATTCGCGATATTTTTCGAGGACGAAAAGGCCCCAAACGGGATATCGTTCTCATGAATGCCGCGCCGGCATTTATCGCCTGCCAGAAGGCGACATCGCTAAAAGAAGGGTTCGAAGAGGCCGGTCGTGTGATAGACAACGGAGCCGCATTTGAAAAGTTGGACAAACTCATTTCCCTGACCAAAAAGCTGGCGGCATGA
- the trpC gene encoding indole-3-glycerol phosphate synthase TrpC, whose translation MILSRILEHKKAEMRRKQSRGYLAELKGRIVDRTRPLGFIQALETGLTSAAPALIAEVKKASPSQGLMRPEFHDRFEPVIIASQYRDHGASALSVLTDRDFFQGDLEYLHNVKEAVQLPTLNKEFMIEEIQFYEARAYGADCVLLIAAALDRFQLEDFFTIAKELSLDVLIEIHDERELDTVLERVPLARLIGINNRDLKTFQTDLGVTERLAKRMPKDTLIVSESGIHSRAHVVRILEAGAKAMLIGESLLRADSIQSKIQELLHPPTSPKKEVSTTRWV comes from the coding sequence ATGATTCTTTCTCGTATCCTCGAACATAAAAAAGCCGAAATGCGGCGAAAACAGAGCCGGGGCTACCTAGCTGAACTCAAGGGCCGCATTGTAGATCGAACCAGACCACTGGGTTTCATTCAGGCATTGGAGACGGGGTTGACTTCAGCAGCTCCCGCATTAATTGCCGAAGTCAAAAAAGCTTCACCCAGTCAAGGACTGATGCGGCCGGAATTTCACGATCGGTTTGAGCCAGTGATCATCGCCTCTCAATATCGTGATCATGGAGCAAGTGCCTTATCCGTCCTCACCGATCGTGATTTCTTTCAAGGGGACTTGGAGTATTTGCACAATGTGAAAGAGGCGGTTCAACTTCCCACGCTCAATAAAGAATTTATGATCGAGGAGATTCAGTTTTATGAAGCGCGGGCCTATGGAGCCGACTGTGTGTTACTGATTGCGGCGGCGTTGGATCGCTTCCAGCTTGAAGACTTTTTCACTATCGCAAAAGAGTTATCCCTTGATGTGCTCATTGAAATCCATGATGAACGGGAATTAGATACCGTCCTTGAGAGGGTGCCCTTAGCCAGACTTATTGGCATCAACAACCGGGATTTGAAAACCTTCCAGACTGATTTGGGTGTCACCGAGCGGCTTGCCAAACGAATGCCGAAGGACACACTTATTGTCAGTGAAAGTGGAATCCACAGCCGGGCTCATGTCGTGCGAATACTGGAAGCCGGAGCCAAAGCCATGTTGATCGGTGAGTCGTTATTGCGCGCAGACTCGATACAATCCAAAATTCAGGAATTATTACATCCCCCGACATCTCCCAAAAAGGAAGTATCCACCACTCGTTGGGTTTAG